TTGAGGGCGCGATCGGCGATGCGCGGCCTGGTCTCAAGACCTTCAGCGAAACGACGATCCCCGAAGCCAATGCGTTGATCCGCGACCTCCGCCGCACGTCCACCTCGCTGTCGAGCCTGACCGACAAGCTCGACCAGCAGGGCGCCGGCGCGGTGATCAGCGGCAGCAAGCTCCCCGATTACAAGGAATGAAGACCGCCATGATTCGTCGCCTCCGCACTCCGCTGCTCGCCATGCTCGGCGCGGCAACGCTTTCGGCCTGCTTCAGCCTCGGCGGTAAGCCGCCACCCTTCCTGCTGACGCTCGACCCCGACGCGGCGCCCGCTGTGGGAACGGCGCGCACGGCCGCCGAAGCATCGACGCTGACGATCCTGATTCCGACCGCCCCGCAAAAGTTGCGCACGACGCGCATCCCCGTGCAGCAGGACGACACGAGCGTGGCCTACGTGAAGGACGCGCAATGGGTCGAGGCGCCATCGCGCCTGTTCCAGCGGCTGGTGTCCGAGACCGTCGCCGCGCGCACGTCGCGCGTCGTGCTCGACGAGGGGCAATATCTGACCGCGCCGGGCGAGCAGCTCGCCGGGCAACTCATGGAATTCGGCGTCGATGCACGATCGAACGAAGCCGTCGTCGCCTACCAAGCGATGCTCGTGGCGGCGGGTGGCAAGACGGTCACGCAGCGCCGCTTCGAGGTGCGCGAGCCGATCGGCGGCAAGGTGGAAGCCAGACCCGTCGGCGAGGCGCTGACCCGCGCCGCGAACAAGGTCGCCGTGGACGTCGCGGGATGGCTCGCCGAATAGGAATCGTTCCGCGAGCCATATCCATTTCGATTACCCCTGAGGTAATCGCTTAGCCCTATTCGTCGCCCTATCGTCCCCCCATCGCATCGACAGGAGGATGAATGCACAGGCGCGAAATCATGTCATTGGCAGGCCTTTTCGCGGCAGGAGCATTTTTGCCGCCCGCCCGCGCTCTCGCCGCAGCCCCGCAGGCGAGGCGACCGGCCGAGAGTTTCGTCGCCGCCAGGGACGGGACGTCGCTGTTCGTCCGCGACTGGGGCGCAGGTCGGCCCGTCCTGTTCCTGTCGGGCTGGGCGCTGCCATCCGATTTCTGGGGTTATCAGATGCTTGGCGTCACGCGGAAGGGCTATCGCGCGATCGCCTATGACCGGCGCGGGCACGGCCGCTCGGCCGATCCGGGCCGCGGCTACGACCATGACACGCTCGCCGACGATCTGGCGGCGGTCATCGACGGACTGGAGCTCGACGGCGTGACCGTCGTCGCGCATTCGATGGGCGGCACCGAGGTCGCGCGTTATTTCGCGCGGCACGGCGGGCGAGGTATCGCGCGCGTGGTGCTTGTCGGCACGATCACGCCCTGCCTGATGAAGCGCGCCGACAATCCCGGCGGCGTCGATCCGGTGACGCTCGCCGCGGGGGCCGACCTGCTCGCGCGCGATTTCCCGGCATGGATCGCCGCCAACACCAAGCCCTTCTTCACGCCCGAGACCTCGGCAGCGATGGTGACATGGGGTCAGGCGATGATGATGTCGACCTCGCTGCTGGCGGCGGCGCAGCTGGCGCAGGCGAATTTCGCTACCGATTTCCGAGCCGATGTGCGGCGGATCGACGTTCCGGCGCTGATCATTCACGGCGACCGCGATGCCTCGGCGCCCTTGGCGCTGACGGCCAGGGCGACCGCGGCCCTGATTCCGCAGGCGACGCTCAGCCTCTATGACCAAGCGCCTCACGGGCTGCCGCTGACGCATGTCGAGCGGCTGAACGCCGATCTGCTCGCCTTTCTCGCGAGCGCCTGAGGCGCTTGCCATCGCGCCGACATCGACCTAGGAGCGCCGCCACGACACTCCCAAGTCGATGCGCGCAGCCTCTTTCGGGTTTCCGGCTGCGCCCATTCCTTCGAGCCCGGAAATTCGAAGGAAATCAAAAATGGGGTGGCTCATCCTCGCAATCGCCGTCTTCACCGAAATCGTCTGGGCACTCAGCCTGAAATGGGCCGCAACGGCCGGGTCGTGGCAGGCGTCGCTCGTTCCGGTTTCGCTCAGTTTCCTGAACATGGCGCTGCTCGCCTTCGCGATGCGCGAAATATCCGCGGGAACGGCCTATGCGATCTGGACCGGGCTCGGCGCCATCGGCGTGATCATCGGCGGCATCATCCTGTTCGGCGAGAAGGTGAGCGCCGTGCAACTTGGCTTCATGGCGCTGATCGTCGTGGGCGTCGCCGGGACGAAGCTCTTCGCCCCCGCCTGACGGACACGCTCAACCGAGCAGGCTCTTCGACGCCTGCTCCATTACGTCGCGCGATAGCCCGGACTGCGCAAGGACGCGCTCCAGTTCGGCCTTCATCAGCGCCTGCCGGCCCTCGTCGAACCGCTTCCAGCGGCCGAGCGGCGGGATCATCTTCGCCGCGGTTTGCGGATTCTTTGGATCGAGCGCGATGACGAGGTCGGCGATCAGCCGGTAGCCCGCGCCGTCGGCCCGGTGGAACGCCGCCTGATTGCCCGTGAGCGCACCATAGAGCGAACGCACGCGATTGGGATTGGTCAACGTAAAGTCGGGATGCAGCGCAAGCTCCTTCACCGCGTCGACCGTGTCGGGACGCAGCGACCATGCCTGCACCTGGAACCATTTGTCGAGCACCAGCGGGTTGTCGCGATAGCGCTGATAGAAAATGTCGAGCGCCGCCACGCGCTCTTCGCTGTCGCCATGCGCCAGCGTCGCGAGCGCGGCCTGCCGTTCGGTCATCCCGTCGGCATCGGAGAAGACGCGAAACGCCAGCGCGGCGGCATCATCAAAACCTGCCGCCGCAAGATAAGCGAGCGCGACGCCGCGCAGACGTCGCGCGCCCTTCGCCCCGGGCGACAGGTCCGTCGCCGGCGGAGCACCGCCGGAGAGGATCGCACGCCACTCCCCTTCCAGCGCGGCGCCGATCGCGGCTTGCAATGCCAGTCGATCACGGCGGATCGCATCGGGGTCGACCGTCACCATCTGATCGCCGATAAAGGCTTCGCTGGGAAGCAGCACCGCCTCCGCAACGAAAGCAGGATCGCCGGTGCGGCCCGCCAGTGTCTGCGCCACGGCGTCGATCACCGCGTTGCGGCCGCCGCCCTTCCCCGACACCGCGGCGACGAGTGCGTCAAGCATCAACTGCTGCAACGCCTCATAGCGGGCGAACGGATCGTCGTCATTCGCGGCGAGCCAGGCAAGTTCGCCTTCTTCGCGCGCGAAATCGACGATCACTGGCGCCGAAAAACCGCGGTTGATCGAAAGCATCGGCCGGCTGGTATACCGACCGAGCGGCACCGCCATTTCGGCGCGGTCGAGCAGCAAGAGCTGCTCGCCCTCTTCGCCTTGGCCGCCGTCCGGATCATAGGCCTTGATGCGCAGCGGGATCAGCACCGGTGCCTTATCGGGCTGTCCCGGCGTCGGCGGCACAGCCTGCGCCAGATGGAGCATATAATCGCCGGTCGCCGCATCGGTGTCGATCCGCGCGGCAATCCGCGGCGTGCCCGCCTGCCCATACCACAGGCGAAACTGACCGAGATCGACTTGCGCGCCATCCTCGATCGCGCGCACAAAATCCTCGCACGTCGCCGCTTCGCCGTCGTGGCGTTCGAAATAAAGGTCGGTGCCCTTTCGGAACCGCTCCGGCCCCACCATCGTCGCCATCATCCGGATGATCTCGGCGCCCTTGTTATAGACAGTGGCGGTATAGAAGTTCGAGATTTCCTGATAGCTATCGGGGCGGATCGGGTGCGCGAGCGGCCCCGCATCCTCGGGAAATTGCGCGGCGCGAAGCAAGCGGACATCCTCGATCCGCTTGACCGCGAGCGAGCCCATGTCGGCCGAGAAATTCTGGTCGCGAAAGACGGTGAAGCCCTCTTTCAGGCTCAATTGGAACCAGTCGCGGCAGGTAACGCGGTTGCCCGACCAGTTGTGAAAATATTCGTGCGCGACAACGCCTTCGACGCCGTCATAATCGAGGTCGGTCGCGGTATCGGGATCGGCGAGGATGTAACGGGTGTTGAAGATGTTCAGCCCCTTGTTCTCCATCGCCCCCATGTTGAAATCGCCGACCGCGACGATGTTGAACAGGTCGAGGTCATATTCGCGGCCATAGACCTCCTCGTCCCATTTCATGCTGTTCCTGAGTGCGTCCATCGCGTGCCCGGTGCGCCCCTCGTCGCCCGCGCGCACCCAGATGCCGAGTTCGACTTTTCGCCCCGACATGGTCCTGAAGCTGTCGCGGTTGACGACAAGATCGCCCGCGACGAGCGCGAAGAGGTAGGAGGGTTTCGGCCATGGATCTTCCCACAAAGCCCAGTGCGTGCCGCCTTCCCCGTCACCCCGATCGACGCAATTGCCGTTCGAAAGCAGAATCGGGAAGGCCGCCTTGTCGCCCTCCATGCGAACCTTGTAGCGGCTGAGCACATCGGGCCGGTCGGGGTGGAAGGTGATGCGGCGAAAGCCCTCCGCCTCGCACTGGGTGCAAAGCATGCCGTTGGAGGCATAGAGCCCCATCAGCTGCGTATTGGCGGCCGGGTTGATGACGGTCTCGATTTCGACCATCGCTTCGGGCCGGTCGCCCAGATCGATCACGAGATCGGGCCCATCCATCCGCCAATCATTCCATCCCTCGCCATCGACGCGCACCGCCGCAGCGGTCAGCCCGTCACCGCGCAGCACCAGCGGCGCCGGCGCATCGACATGGCGCACGACGGACAGCGTCGACGCCACCCTCGTTTCATCGAGCCCCAGCGCAAAATCGAGCATGATGTCGGGAACCTGCCATTCGGGCGGGCGATAGTCGCCGCGGTGGATCGTGGCAGGAATGGCGGGCGTGGAGGAAGCATCGGTCATCTGTTCGATCTAGGCATGGCGCCGCCGACGCGCAATAAGGCGCGCGATGGCACAGATGCTGATTTTCGGAATGGGCTATGCCGCGAGCCACCTCGCTGGGCGCCTCCGCGCGCGCGGCTGGGAGGTGATCGGGACAACGCGGGACGGACGCGGCGGCACGACCGCATTTGGCGACGCGGCGGCGGTGCTCGCCGCGCTGCGGACATCGACGCATATCCTGTCGTCCGTGCCTCCCGCCGAAGGCGACGATCCGGTCCTCTCGCGCTATGGAGATGCCATCGCCATCGCGCCTGCCGCATGGACCGGCTATCTTTCGTCGACCGGCGTCTATGGCGATGCCGGAGGTGCATGGGTCGACGAAAGCGCGCCGGTCAAGGGCCGTCGGCCCGACCGCAATGCCGCCGATGCGGAATGGCGGGCACTACGCGGCGACGTTCGCGTTTTTCGTCTTCCCGGCATCTATGGCCCCGGCCGCTCGATTCTCGATCGCATCGCCGAAGGTCGCGCGCATCGCATCGCATCGCCCGACCAGGTCTTCAGCCGCATCCACATCGACGATATCGCCGGCGGCGTCATCGCGTCCTTCCGTGGGCCTGCAGGGGTATACAATCTCGCCGACGACGAGCCCTGCCACCAGAACCGCCTCGTCGAATGGGGCTGCGCAATGCTTGGTGCCCCGCTCCCACCGCTGCGATCACTGGACGAAGCCGGCCTGTCACCTGCCGCGCGCGCCTTCTACGCCGAGAACCGCCGCGTCGCGAACGGCAAGGCAAAGCGCCTGCTCGGCTGGACACCGCGCTATCCCAGCTTTCGCGAGGGGCTGGCGGCAGGCGCCTAGATCAGCACATCGACCGTGTGAATCAGCACGCCGACCAAGCCGCCGACCAGCGTGCCGTTGATACGGATATATTGAAGGTCATCGCCAACGGCATTCTCCAGCCGGTCGGTGATCGTATTCGCATCCCAGCCGCGGATCGTGTCGGACACCAGCTTGAGCGCAGTCTCGCCATAGCTGTCGACGATCCCCACGACGGCGCGGCGCGCATAACGATTCAGCGTGCGTTTGATCGCGGCATCCTCACCCAGCATCGCGCCGAACTGCGTGACCAGCTCGCCGATCCGGCCGGCGAGCATCGTGTCGGGGTTGCGCGCGGCCTTGAGCAGCGCGGTGCGGCCCTGTTCCCACAGGCCGTCGAGCCAGCGCTTGACCGCCTTGTTTTCGAGCAGTTCGTCGCGAACCCGCGCGACCTTCGCCTTCACTTCGGGGTCATGCTGCAGGTCGAGCGCCATCTTGGCGAGCCCTTCCTCGACGCGGATACGCAGCGGGTGCGTCTCGTCGACCGCCATTTCGCTCAAAAGCTTCGACAGTCCGGCGACGATGCGGTTGGAAATGCTTTCGTCGAGCCCGGTGAAACGCACGATCGCGTTCGAATTGTCGTGCACCATCTGGTGGATCAGATGCTCGTTGAGTTCGAGCGTCTTCGATCCCCATTTGACCATCGCGTCGAGCAGCGGCTGGTGCCGCCCCTCGGCAAGCGCCGCCTGCAAGGCCTGTCCGAGCAAGGGGGCGACGTCGAGTTCGCGCAGGCGATCGGCGATCGCCGACTTCACCATGCCGCCCAGCCGCTGCTGGTCGAGCGCGCCCAAACCGTCGGCGATGATCCGCGATGCGCCGAGCCGCAGCCGCCCGCCGCCCTCGCCCGGTTCCGACAGGAACTTGCCGACCGCGCCCGCGACGTCGACCGTTTGCATCTTGCGCGCGATCAGCCGCGGCAGCAGGAAATTCGTGAGCAGGAAACGCGCGAGCGTGTCGCCGATGCGGTTCTTGTTGCGCGGAACGATTGCGGTGTGCGGGATGGGCAGCCCCATCGGATGGCGAAACAGCGCCGTGACCGCGAACCAGTCGGCGAGCCCGCCGACCATCGCCGCCTCGGCGAAGGCGCGGACGAAACCGATCGCGGGATGGACATCCTGATAAGTTTTGGCGCCGACAAAGACGATCGCCATGACGACGAGCATTCCGGTCGCCACGACGCGAATGTTCGAGCCTCTTGCCGGTATGGAAACGCCAATCGGCCGGGCGGAAACGCTGTCGGTCATGCGAACCAAATGGCGAAAGCCGCCAAAGGTTGCAACCGGCGCGACGCGATGCCGCACCGGTCGCTGGTAATTTTCACTCGGCGGGATCGGGCACGGCTTCGCCGTGCGGCTTTCCGTCGTCGCCCTTGCGGTAGGTCAGCAGGTTCGCCGAGAAGAAGCGGCCAAGACGCTTTTCGATGCTGTCGGCAAGGCTGAAACCGGCCGGGACGATCAGCAGCGTCAGCAGCGTCGACAGGATCAGCCCGCCGATCACGACCACGCCCATCGGCGCGCGCCATGCCCCGTCACCCGACAGCGAGATGGCAGTCGGGATCATGCCGGCGACCATCGCGACCGTGGTCATGACGATGGGCTGCGCGCGCTTGCGGCCCGCATCCATCAGCGCAGCGGTCTTGCCGATGCCCTTGTCCATCTCCTCGATCGCGAAATCGACAAGCAGGATCGAGTTTTTCGCAACGATACCGAGCAGCATCAGCAAACCGATGAACACGGGCATGGACACTTCCATGCCCGTGATGAGCAGGCCGAGCAGCCCGCCGAGCGGCGCGAGCAGCAAGGACGACATATTGACGAGCGGCGACAGGAAACGGCGATAGAGCAGCACCAGCGTCGCAAAGACCAGCAGAAGCCCCGACACGACCGCGACCATGAAGTTGGTCATCATCTCCGCCTGCCATTTGGCATCACCCTGAATGACCTTGCGGATGCCCTGAGGCATATTCTTGATCGAGGGCAGCGCATCGATCTTCTTTTGCGCGTCGCCCGTCACCAGCCCCGGCGCAAGATCCGCCCCGATCACGATCCGCCGCGTCTGGTTATAGCGGCGAAGCTCGGTCGGGCCCGCGCCAAAGCCGATCGTCGCGACCGATTTCAGCGGCACCGTCGTCCCGCGCGAGGTCGGCACCGGCAGATTCTCGATCGTCGCAAGCGCACGGCGCGAATCTTCGGACAGCAGCACGCGGATCGGGATCTGGCGGTCGGAGAGCGAGAATTTAGCGGCATTCTGGTCGATGTCGCCGATCGTCG
This genomic interval from Sphingopyxis chilensis contains the following:
- the pepN gene encoding aminopeptidase N; translation: MTDASSTPAIPATIHRGDYRPPEWQVPDIMLDFALGLDETRVASTLSVVRHVDAPAPLVLRGDGLTAAAVRVDGEGWNDWRMDGPDLVIDLGDRPEAMVEIETVINPAANTQLMGLYASNGMLCTQCEAEGFRRITFHPDRPDVLSRYKVRMEGDKAAFPILLSNGNCVDRGDGEGGTHWALWEDPWPKPSYLFALVAGDLVVNRDSFRTMSGRKVELGIWVRAGDEGRTGHAMDALRNSMKWDEEVYGREYDLDLFNIVAVGDFNMGAMENKGLNIFNTRYILADPDTATDLDYDGVEGVVAHEYFHNWSGNRVTCRDWFQLSLKEGFTVFRDQNFSADMGSLAVKRIEDVRLLRAAQFPEDAGPLAHPIRPDSYQEISNFYTATVYNKGAEIIRMMATMVGPERFRKGTDLYFERHDGEAATCEDFVRAIEDGAQVDLGQFRLWYGQAGTPRIAARIDTDAATGDYMLHLAQAVPPTPGQPDKAPVLIPLRIKAYDPDGGQGEEGEQLLLLDRAEMAVPLGRYTSRPMLSINRGFSAPVIVDFAREEGELAWLAANDDDPFARYEALQQLMLDALVAAVSGKGGGRNAVIDAVAQTLAGRTGDPAFVAEAVLLPSEAFIGDQMVTVDPDAIRRDRLALQAAIGAALEGEWRAILSGGAPPATDLSPGAKGARRLRGVALAYLAAAGFDDAAALAFRVFSDADGMTERQAALATLAHGDSEERVAALDIFYQRYRDNPLVLDKWFQVQAWSLRPDTVDAVKELALHPDFTLTNPNRVRSLYGALTGNQAAFHRADGAGYRLIADLVIALDPKNPQTAAKMIPPLGRWKRFDEGRQALMKAELERVLAQSGLSRDVMEQASKSLLG
- a CDS encoding DUF445 domain-containing protein; this encodes MTDSVSARPIGVSIPARGSNIRVVATGMLVVMAIVFVGAKTYQDVHPAIGFVRAFAEAAMVGGLADWFAVTALFRHPMGLPIPHTAIVPRNKNRIGDTLARFLLTNFLLPRLIARKMQTVDVAGAVGKFLSEPGEGGGRLRLGASRIIADGLGALDQQRLGGMVKSAIADRLRELDVAPLLGQALQAALAEGRHQPLLDAMVKWGSKTLELNEHLIHQMVHDNSNAIVRFTGLDESISNRIVAGLSKLLSEMAVDETHPLRIRVEEGLAKMALDLQHDPEVKAKVARVRDELLENKAVKRWLDGLWEQGRTALLKAARNPDTMLAGRIGELVTQFGAMLGEDAAIKRTLNRYARRAVVGIVDSYGETALKLVSDTIRGWDANTITDRLENAVGDDLQYIRINGTLVGGLVGVLIHTVDVLI
- a CDS encoding ABC-type transport auxiliary lipoprotein family protein — translated: MIRRLRTPLLAMLGAATLSACFSLGGKPPPFLLTLDPDAAPAVGTARTAAEASTLTILIPTAPQKLRTTRIPVQQDDTSVAYVKDAQWVEAPSRLFQRLVSETVAARTSRVVLDEGQYLTAPGEQLAGQLMEFGVDARSNEAVVAYQAMLVAAGGKTVTQRRFEVREPIGGKVEARPVGEALTRAANKVAVDVAGWLAE
- a CDS encoding alpha/beta fold hydrolase encodes the protein MPPARALAAAPQARRPAESFVAARDGTSLFVRDWGAGRPVLFLSGWALPSDFWGYQMLGVTRKGYRAIAYDRRGHGRSADPGRGYDHDTLADDLAAVIDGLELDGVTVVAHSMGGTEVARYFARHGGRGIARVVLVGTITPCLMKRADNPGGVDPVTLAAGADLLARDFPAWIAANTKPFFTPETSAAMVTWGQAMMMSTSLLAAAQLAQANFATDFRADVRRIDVPALIIHGDRDASAPLALTARATAALIPQATLSLYDQAPHGLPLTHVERLNADLLAFLASA
- a CDS encoding DMT family transporter, coding for MGWLILAIAVFTEIVWALSLKWAATAGSWQASLVPVSLSFLNMALLAFAMREISAGTAYAIWTGLGAIGVIIGGIILFGEKVSAVQLGFMALIVVGVAGTKLFAPA
- a CDS encoding Rossmann-fold NAD(P)-binding domain-containing protein, with the translated sequence MAQMLIFGMGYAASHLAGRLRARGWEVIGTTRDGRGGTTAFGDAAAVLAALRTSTHILSSVPPAEGDDPVLSRYGDAIAIAPAAWTGYLSSTGVYGDAGGAWVDESAPVKGRRPDRNAADAEWRALRGDVRVFRLPGIYGPGRSILDRIAEGRAHRIASPDQVFSRIHIDDIAGGVIASFRGPAGVYNLADDEPCHQNRLVEWGCAMLGAPLPPLRSLDEAGLSPAARAFYAENRRVANGKAKRLLGWTPRYPSFREGLAAGA